CACGCTCAGCAGGTGGGCGTGCGCGAGATCGCGCGCAGGATCAACCGCGACCCGGCCACGATCTCGCGCGAGCTGCGTCGAAACGCCGCTACCCGCGGCGGGAAGCTGGAGTACCGGGCCTCGGTCGCGCAGTGGAAGGCGGAGCTGATGGCGCGGAGGCCGAAGACCGCGAAGCTGGTCGCGAACCCGAAACTACGGAACTACGTCCAGGACCGGCTCAGCGGCGATGTGTGCCATCCAGATGGGTCGATCGTGGCTGGGCCGGACGTACCGGCGTGGAAGGGCAGGTCGAAGCCACGCCGGGCCGACCGGCGGTGGGTCACGGCGTGGAGTCCGGAGCAGATCTCACACCGGCTTGAGATCGACTACCCCGAGGATGAGTCCATGCGTATCAGTCACGAGGCGATCTACCAGTCCCTGTTCATCGAGGGCCGGGGCGCGCTCAAGCGAGAACTGGTCGCCTGCCTGCGCACCGGCCGATCTCTGCGGGTGCCCCGAGCCCGGTCGAAGAACAAGCCTCAAGGGCACGTGACCGAGGATGTGGTCCTCAGTGAACGCCCCGCCGAAGCCGCCGACCGCGCCGTGCCAGGACACTGGGAAGGTGACCTGATCATCGGCACGAACCGGTCCGCGATCGGTACCGTCATTGAGCGCAAGAGCCGAGCCACGTTGCTGGTGCACCTGCCTCGGCTGGACGGCTACGGGCAGACACCGCGGGTCAAGAACGGTCCCGCCCTGGCCGGCTACGGCGCTGTGGCGATGAACGCTGCTTTGACTGCATCGATGACGACCCTGCCGCAGCAGTTGCGCAAGACGCTGACCTGGGACCGCGGCAAGGAGCTGTCTGGGCATGCGCAGTTCACTGTGGAGACGGGCACGAAGGTGTTCTTCGCCGATCCCCACTCGCCGTGGCAGAGGCCCACGAACGAGAACACGAACGGGCTGCTACGTCAGTACTTCCCGAAGGGTACCGATCTCTCACGCTGGACTGCGCAGGACCTCGAAGCGGTCGCGCTGGCAGTCAACAATCGTCCCCGGAAGGTCCTCGACTGGAAGTCTCCAGCTGAGGTGTTCGCCGAGCAGCTACAGTCACTCGAGCAAGAGGGTGTTGCATCCACCGATTGAATCCACCTTGGGAGCCCGCATCGCTGTGGTGGATCAGATCCCCTGGTGAGACGGGCTTTCCGTCGCGGTCGCGCTGCCACAGAGCGATCCGCAGTGGCGTCATGACGAGGTCGGTGCGCATGCTGGTGGAGGCGTGCCAGCCCACGATCCGCTGGGCGAAAACGTCCACGACGAACGCGACGTAGACGAACCCCGCCCACGTCCTGACGTAGGTGAAGTCGGTGACCCAGACCCGGTTCGGAGCGGGTGCCGTGAAGTCGCGATTTAGCAGGTCACCGGCCCGTTTCCCGTCCGGGTTCGGGATGGTGGTGCGCAGCTTCTTCACCCGCCGCACACCCTCCAGGCCCAGGGTGCGCATCGCCCGGTCCACCGCCCCGCGAGACGCGCCGGCGAGGCCGGGCTGGCGGCGGAGCAGGGCGACCCATTTCCGCCGCCCGTACAGGCCCTCCGGCGTCATCTGGATCAGCCCGGTGACCGGGTTGACGGTCCAGGCAAGGTCGCGGATCTGGTCCTCGACCAGAGCGTCTGTGACTGTGCGGGCAGCGATCCGGGCCGGCCGCTTCCAGGCTCGGTAGGTGCGTGCAGCGATCTGCAGGCCCTGCTGGCACAGGACGCGGAGGATCGGCTCGACTGCATAGCCCTCGGCGCGCATCTCGTCGATGAACGCCAGGATCAGCGGTTGCGGGGGTCGAGCTCCCCCGCGAAGAAAATCGAGGCCCGGCGCAGGATCTCGTTGTCCTCCCGCAGCCGCTTGTTCTCCGCCTTCAGGCGCTTGACCTCGGCAGACTCCTCGCTCGTGACGCCGGGACGGGTTCCGTCGTCGACCTCGGCCTGGGTCAGCCAGCGCCGCACGGACTCCCGCGAGACGCCCTCCTGACGGGCCACCGCCGCGGTCGCCGCGGTCAGAGTGGGGTACTCCTGGGCGTGCTCACGCACGAGCCGCACGCACCTCGCGCGCAACTGGGCATCGATCTTCTTCGGCATGCTGTCCATCCTTCCGGACTCAAACAGCAGCGGCATCAAACCCAGGCCGATTCACTCTGTTCACCCGCATCACCATCGACGACGACGAACACGCCACCTACACACCCGACGAGACCACCGCCAGCATCCTTGCCCACACCAACATCGACGCCCCGGCCCACGTCACCGCAGAAACACAACTGCCCCGCACTCAGGCGGGGCAGTTCCGGACTTCTCGGTGGAGCTGGCGGGAGGCTTGTCGAAACTTCCCCCAACGCTTGCGTCAGTGGTCGCGAGCCACCGGGCCCATTCGGGGCGTGTGCCCCACTTGGCGAAGCGTGCCACAGCCTCCGGGTGGTTTAGCGCTCTATCGCCAGGCGCCCCAGGCCCGCTGCCAGCGCTGCAGCGGCGGGAGCCATGTACCGTCGTTCGAACGGGGTGCCCAGCACCTGGAGCGGGACGCTGCCAAGTGCTGCCACGGCAAGGAGCCCCAAGAGGCGTCGTTCTGCCCGGGAAGCCTTCCCTGCAATCCCCGCGCCACGCGCCACCAGGGCCGCCACCGGCAGAAGACTGCACAGGCTCACAGCAGCAACCCGGCGCCCGTCCGCCGAATTCGTAACCCGACCCCCGCTGACAGCGGTGTGCGGTAGGCGACCTGTGAGTACCGAGGCGTGGGTCGCCATCGTGGCCGCCAAGCCACCCACAGCGAGCGCAACGGCTGGGCCCCGCGGCACCTTCTCACGCAAGGACTGATCGGCAAGCACGGCGTGCCCCTTTCATGACGAGGTGATCGGCCAGGATCAGTTTCGCTCACCATTGTAGGCGCCCGTGGACACCCGCGTCGAGCGATGCACGAGCCTCAACGACGAAGAAAACGCCACCCACACCCCGAGCAGACCACCGCCAGCGTCCTCGCACACACCAGCATCGATGCCCTGGCCCACGTCACCGCAGAAACAAAACTACCCCGCCATCAGGCGGGGCAAGTTTCGATTTACTCATCCTACGTGGAGGTAAGGGGATTCGAACCCCTGACCTTCTCCATGCCATGGAGACGCGCTACCAACTGCGCCATACCCCCGAAAAGGTGCCTCCCGAACTCCGGGCGACTCGAACCATAGTACTCAGTCGCGCGCGGTTTGCAAAATCGCCGGCCCCGCCGGTCGAACAGGCCCGGAGTACGATCGGGCGGCTCCCCCGCGCTCGCTAGGCTGGCCCCATGAGCTGGATCGATTCCTCCCGCGACGATCTCGACGTCCCCGTCGA
This Brevibacterium ihuae DNA region includes the following protein-coding sequences:
- a CDS encoding IS30 family transposase, translated to MGRPAGWLKELTGRSAMISPGAPKTRRSIERRFWKEIATGSSSEDAAGKVGVSAAVGARWFRQGGGMRTIELTEPGGRYLSFPEREEIAVLHAQQVGVREIARRINRDPATISRELRRNAATRGGKLEYRASVAQWKAELMARRPKTAKLVANPKLRNYVQDRLSGDVCHPDGSIVAGPDVPAWKGRSKPRRADRRWVTAWSPEQISHRLEIDYPEDESMRISHEAIYQSLFIEGRGALKRELVACLRTGRSLRVPRARSKNKPQGHVTEDVVLSERPAEAADRAVPGHWEGDLIIGTNRSAIGTVIERKSRATLLVHLPRLDGYGQTPRVKNGPALAGYGAVAMNAALTASMTTLPQQLRKTLTWDRGKELSGHAQFTVETGTKVFFADPHSPWQRPTNENTNGLLRQYFPKGTDLSRWTAQDLEAVALAVNNRPRKVLDWKSPAEVFAEQLQSLEQEGVASTD